A window of the Bombus huntii isolate Logan2020A chromosome 8, iyBomHunt1.1, whole genome shotgun sequence genome harbors these coding sequences:
- the LOC126868559 gene encoding uncharacterized protein LOC126868559 isoform X5 — translation MGLEATLSDSKKKYGDKVNALLSAWEHVTNFIPGATPEATQSLIEWAHKHTLKLVLRGEWPKLSPATKTHLSVTLQRCASHLVQHPAAPRCTALIALVHNPWTHPALDSILNGQPDSEHEEEFCCSEKGELLTMRLKILCEDRCEDIAVKLAAACVRSLRRSDRLRSLSDSHHVHYMIDVYIVLLYKLKRTQDIFAQLKLMDLSDGLELVQRLSGERPTKYGTARVWRNSIKAAELVAQYLVTAGMVRPVPETGANILEQILNSWALLHSKLKDVVPTLPGMIRKLIEPAESAQHIYIFCAVLVKHFGDSIKPVVIELYIRALTTDMNELESQKAKSDTEKVRETAKRLSTQFLKLADVVGSNIGIARECVLTAFSLHPTRACYDRIKEIAVACGKTKEDGTSGDNVASSEKLNHILENNHSNIGLKKIDSNTGEKNGTKVANTDSSSSLCNSSLFPVSPSLSSSIAGITTPTKKNIDFQNGQVTKNFERTDQLLKSLLTLKKGDTANSASDRCPLHPKRDSLSNGPLGELCFNCGEFIGNDISRSKTPESNNTNSRNVERTLDALILIKGDAVTGSANYDEKSVPNQVLDAEKLGLSPQLCDDLAVVLSSPRYHMLSWVLDWKELKSLCERYLENAEEMRNTNKELKYLNIDYSQFKDWPSEDDTKDIFFGIEKGYEQWVDLPSDGSEQFGSFQPAGNFKRSSTRRSLDDATTTDSDSGSVLQVRRTGRQRKIHRLESSESDYDSTERKPKHFRNRISSISDTDSNTQDSQTDSFGSDGCRLEVKKKSNKSSNKESNKKRSKASKLTVDSVSHFHMLVNENVRHTNTNEDASGSDVSGNDIITLFSADMDESKRETIKGSTYTATAPLILTERRSDPAVLKSLRMFRPQNSKKSARISQILHKNLLNKSKDNNNLENNTNSITKFAPMLSTLNLNPKIVLTRADEIDNRLIRSKKQQRLSSGDITSELMNIQKNMPFSPNKNALSPYQKQKGNGAAITGKTDLSSAGGRDLNSKSNLGKRKFDILAKVVRDSDILAKNVPGLNSLDMMVPPRMRPTVNVVQLSRNIPQSPNSGSINSGNTPPRPNRTPSVAGNIQLPGTPSSGGHDSGVGMSPAGQTPPPRSSILPDVGEETNQLPDSSPTSSTTTNVSGQLEPDSSPRTVPIRRNQQSQSPKKSPSPCSTVTTTTTTSTVVASTTIASEQLQIVCKPDGTYQLASVNPNVVSNQRNVLNLQNIDDGNVGNFSRQNQRAENANANRSTYERLTSAKVTAQSGQNTGLPKFQQAFGKTIYTLSTDTSTGGVTGASSETHVQTASPQKTANLSKAVQTSVPNAQQTNASTGINVQSITNIPNTLQLSTSRQILNIVQSSGNNANVASSPNTNQTLTQLVQSVQNASPGVIYTHKIPVTISTTNPSQLNIIPTISHSNSIPPGRTPVVKLNIIRAPLRQPNITGAIQAVLTTPRLQQQQQQQQQQQQQQQQQQQPPPQQQQPTVRTDSLLGSPIEVPNQVSSTTLEQLREFESVLEQVKERSTIQPQSHQTISTAATTTVQTQTTTQQTQATKPQQVSVSALTQQLLMPTQQTTTNDFASNGNTVNFQQDVFSQKVSLTYVNQSAGSVATKTPNSTPVVVVTSYCQPAASPALSVTSQSSSSPCVTPAPTPAPSAGKTPPTPPSSKTVKKTAPKTVKTSATNTSKASPIPKPQQKPQEDEQTAQRIYAILDEYAEQLRNSPDLNNKPAPRRRSNPPTNPSQSSKRKKSNASKTKPGGQQSSELSPSTDDLGRTMGSEDSSSGVVHVQDSPAGFSAPEEPSSNVGSATDATAEIRNLTNDSNDSVELNVKRRNLIFAEPGSGQSRAVIVQEAVQTGSVSVSEALASVTGKMGSTAVLVPGPNYILPMNLVKGQQFTIVSSGSKLLATVPATVRATGNTGVSNTLVLQSFLNQAGKIISQPGQVKQVKIPTLQTLSGNQTLTTTQNVQGASVVIPHSGNHAQFTSDVSTEKSNIIGDLTMTKSDTVAGGVTVESATNTIVVNKSNSTIGLIQRNLNEPSENQPICGVITSNPNLTLQGARLFNSSIHKLTTPGLKSDNVVCITPTATIAHSPEKKSPQESQMHNDKPVSIQTSATIALAFATQSDVSLLNDAQQHQQQQQQQKDMKEISAEIIPGAKIISPKTVKRKIDDAMGMSENVPKTLITSNSVVCSSNATPLQSNEKIDSMSTITVASKQSGGIDHATQFLVTGGPSSSDSQESAVQQSADGIEVSCKIGNGLLYGNARLQEAWEPEGKVSPDTPWRYVPTSANSLNIEPLNSRYSDNSENVQSVLQIINKGQGIEMASGQIYQTNTKKYFMNHTLEPFQQYSNKSNMMKTPLNPRLDRELLQQKMERKAAAIEREMKLQKSLSEECEDLGVDEPSTSDLFPEADLLFDTNHSPSFDHSSQDASCSQPLGMKSYGGSYFRSLDSSSGSRDASPVADFKLNERRKSSSQRTRSAKDSLKKLKRDKIDDLHLENPSKHLRLALDNLSQDEASNSNSDISRLSPTNLGSLENDSLKDTGRTKMMSRNGSKEGSPSSVSSIPSNMKLDIDLDSESLPPSINVNNTSAASSGDESLTLLSGNTADVTIPSPLSPIAGPMLSTHKYTYTNKKRIPSKVTRMDYLSWESPMSERMRSSSDEEDSSISESISSQPEDNALSNGLEDSVQSLKSLSNERRCNYLKKKDKLQVNSRVVLNRADHKSSLSKRTKVNESIQDSVTVSSDKTSEPSDDEASNIALVEPDCRARRSSLRGHVKKGCACCNGSPERPKKKSVKPEHSKLKKRLPSKQAGKKR, via the exons GGGCTTGAAGCGACATTGAGTGACAGCAAAAAGAAGTACGGCGACAAGGTGAATGCACTTCTGTCCGCCTGGGAGCATGTCACCAATTTCATTCCTGGGGCAACGCCAGAGGCCACCCAGTCTCTCATAGAATGGGCTCACAA GCACACGTTGAAATTGGTACTGCGCGGGGAGTGGCCGAAGTTGTCACCCGCGACGAAAACGCACCTCAGTGTAACGTTACAGAGGTGCGCGTCACACCTGGTGCAACACCCCGCTGCACCCAGGTGCACTGCCCTGATAGCTCTGGTGCACAATCCATGGACTCATCCCGCTCTCGACAGCATACTTAACGGCCAACCGGATTCCGAACATGAAGAGG AGTTCTGCTGTTCGGAGAAAGGTGAATTACTGACAATGAGGCTGAAAATACTTTGCGAGGACCGCTGCGAGGACATAGCGGTAAAACTCGCCGCTGCTTGCGTACGTTCTCTGCGACGGAGCGATCGGTTGCGCTCACTCTCGGATTCTCATCACGTTCATTACATGATCGACGTCTATATCGTCCTCTTGTATAAATTGAAACGCACGCAAGATATATTCGCTCAA CTAAAATTAATGGACCTCAGCGACGGATTGGAATTGGTCCAACGTCTCAGTGGTGAAAGACCGACGAAGTATGGAACTGCACGCGTTTGGAGAAATTCGATAAAAGCTGCCGAATTGGTTGCACAATATCTCGTTACAGCTGGTATGGTACGCCCTGTGCCGGAAACGGGTGCAAACATTTTGGAACAAATTCTAAACTCCTGGGCATTGTTGcattcgaaattaaaagacGTAGTACCTACGTTGCCGGGGATGATAAGGAAATTAATCGAACCCGCTGAGAGTGCTCAGcacatttatatcttttgcGCGGTACTTGTTAAGCAT TTTGGCGATAGCATAAAGCCCGTGGTAATCGAATTGTATATCAGGGCGTTGACCACGGATATGAACGAATTGGAGAGTCAAAAAGCAAAATCCGATACGGAGAAGGTTCGCGAGACTGCGAAGCGTTTGAGCACGCAATTCCTCAAGTTAGCCGACGTCGTTGGTAGCAATATCGGTATTGCCCGAGAGTGCGTGTTGACAGCGTTTTCTCTGCATCCTACCAGGGCTTGTTACGATAGGATCAAGGAAATCGCTGTTGCGTGCGGAAAAACGAAAGAGGATGGAACCTCCGGTGATAACGTCGCCAGTAGCGAGAAACTAAACCACATCCTTGAGAATAATCATTCTAACATAGGATTAAAAAAGATCGATAGCAATACCGGAGAAAAGAACGGAACAAAAGTGGCGAATACGGATTCGTCTTCGTCTTTATGCAACTCTTCGTTATTTCCAGTGTCGCCGTCGTTGTCCAGTTCGATCGCGGGTATAACAACACCAACGAAAAAGAATATCGACTTCCAAAATGGACAAGTAACCAAGAACTTTGAGCGAACGGATCAACTATTAAAGAGCCTTTTAACTCTGAAAAAGGGAGATACGGCGAACTCGGCAAGCGACAGGTGTCCTTTGCATCCAAAGAGGGATTCGTTATCCAATGGTCCACTCGGAGAGCTTTGCTTCAATTGCGGAGAGTTTATCGGGAACGATATCTCGAGAAGCAAGACTCCAGAATCGAACAATACGAACTCTAGAAACGTGGAAAGAACGCTCGATGCTTTAATTCTGATCAAAGGCGACGCTGTCACGGGTTCTGCGAATTACGACGAAAAATCCGTGCCAAATCAAGTGCTAGACGCGGAAAAACTCGGTCTGTCGCCACAGCTTTGCGACGACTTGGCCGTGGTTTTGAGCAGTCCTCGTTACCACATGCTTAGCTGGGTTTTGGATTGGAAGGAGCTGAAAAGTCTGTGCGAGAGATACTTGGAGAATGCCGAGGAAATGAGAAATACCAACAAGGAGTTGAAATACCTCAATATCGATTATTCGCAGTTTAAAGATTGGCCCTCGGAAGATGATACCAAGGATATCTTTTTTGGAATTGAAAAGGGATACGAACAATGGGTGGATTTACCTTCGGATGGCTCGGAACAGTTTGGTAGCTTCCAGCCTGCCGGTAACTTCAAGAGGTCGTCGACGAGAAGAAGCCTCGATGACGCTACCACTACCGATTCGGATAGCGGAAGTGTATTACAAGTGAGGAGAACAGGGAGACAGAGAAAAATTCATAGATTAGAATCTTCCGAAAGCGACTATGACAGCACGGAACGTAAACCGAAACATTTTAGGAATAGGATCAGTTCGATCTCTGATACCGATAGTAATACGCAAGACAGCCAAACAGACAGCTTTGGCAGCGATGGATGCCGATTGGAGGTAAAGAAAAAGTCGAATAAATCGTCCAATAAGGAGTCGAATAAGAAACGTTCAAAAGCTTCAAAATTAACTGTTGATTCCGTCTCGCATTTTCATATGCTTGTTAATGAAAACGTTCGACATACAAACACGAACGAAGACGCGAGCGGTTCCGACGTAAGTGGCAACgatattataactttattttctGCCGATATGGATGAAAGCAAACGTGAAACAATAAAAGGTTCGACATACACAGCAACCGCGCCATTAATACTTACAGAGAGAAGGAGCGACCCAGCGGTACTTAAATCTTTGAGGATGTTCAGGCCGCAAAATTCGAAGAAATCTGCAAGGATTTCTCAGATACTGCACAAGAATCTTCTAAATAAGAGTAAAGACAATAATAACTTAGAGAATAATACAAACAGTATAACGAAATTTGCTCCGATGCTCAGCACGCTCAACCTGAACCCGAAGATTGTATTAACCAGAGCGGACGAGATCGACAACAGATTGATACGATCGAAAAAGCAGCAACGATTGAGTAGCGGCGATATTACGAGCGAACTGATGAACATTCAGAAGAATATGCCGTTCTCTCCGAACAAAAACGCATTATCCCCGTATCAGAAACAAAAAGGAAATGGAGCAGCCATCACTGGTAAAACGGACTTATCCTCTGCCGGTGGACGGGACTTAAATTCTAAATCGAATTTGGGCAAAAGAAAGTTTGATATTCTTGCGAAGGTTGTCAGGGATTCGGATATCTTGGCAAAAAATGTACCGGGTCTAAATTCATTGGATATGATGGTACCGCCAAGAATGCGACCCACCGTAAACGTCGTACAACTTTCAAGAAACATTCCACAGAGTCCGAATTCGGGCTCTATCAACAGCGGAAATACTCCCCCGCGGCCAAATAGAACTCCGAGCGTGGCTGGAAATATTCAATTACCCGGTACACCCTCTTCCGGGGGGCACGATAGTGGCGTTGGCATGAGTCCGGCTGGTCAAACCCCTCCTCCGAGATCGTCGATTCTCCCCGATGTCGGCGAAGAAACGAATCAACTACCCGATAGTTCGCCAACCTCTTCTACGACCACGAACGTTTCCGGTCAACTCGAGCCTGACTCGAGTCCTAGAACAGTGCCAATTCGGCGAAATCAACAGAGTCAGTCGCCCAAGAAATCTCCATCTCCTTGTTCCACGGTCACAACTACCACGACGACGAGCACGGTAGTCGCCTCGACGACCATCGCATCGGAGCAGCTACAAATCGTTTGTAAACCAGACGGTACATACCAGTTGGCCTCTGTAAATCCGAACGTAGTGTCTAATCAGAGGAATGTCCTCAATCTGCAGAACATCGACGATGGAAACGTTGGTAATTTTTCGCGGCAAAACCAAAGAGCCGAAAACGCAAACGCGAACAGGAGTACGTACGAGAGATTAACGTCTGCGAAAGTGACGGCGCAGTCTGGACAAAACACCGGTTTGCCCAAATTTCAGCAAGCTTTCGGCAAAACTATATATACGCTTTCCACGGACACGTCGACGGGCGGCGTAACCGGCGCCTCATCGGAAACGCACGTACAGACGGCGTCCCCGCAGAAAACGGCAAACCTATCGAAAGCAGTACAAACATCCGTACCTAATGCACAACAAACGAACGCGTCTACAGGTATAAACGTACAGTCCATTACAAACATTCCAAACACGTTACAATTATCCACTAGCAGGCAAATCTTGAATATCGTCCAAAGCTCTGGAAATAACGCGAACGTAGCGTCTAGTCCGAATACGAATCAAACGTTGACGCAGCTAGTACAAAGCGTTCAGAATGCTTCGCCGGGTGTGATATACACGCACAAAATTCCTGTTACTATATCCACCACAAATCCGAGTCAACTGAACATTATACCGACTATATCGCATTCAAATTCGATACCACCTGGAAGAACACCGGTGGTCAAGTTGAACATCATTCGTGCTCCTTTGAGGCAACCAAACATTACCGGAGCTATTCAAGCAGTTTTGACCACGCCAAGATtacaacagcagcagcaacaacaacaacaacagcagcagcagcaacaacaacagcaacaaccaCCACCACAGCAACAACAACCAACAGTTAGGACAGACAGTTTGCTTGGTTCTCCTATAGAGGTACCGAATCAAGTCAGCTCAACCACTTTGGAACAATTGAGAGAATTCGAAAGCGTTCTGGAGCAAGTGAAAGAGAGGAGTACGATTCAACCACAGTCTCATCAAACGATATCCACCGCGGCCACTACCACCGTACAAACGCAAACCACTACGCAACAAACGCAAGCTACCAAACCACAGCAAGTTTCTGTGAGCGCTCTCACTCAACAGCTTTTGATGCCGACGCAGCAAACCACCACCAACGATTTTGCGAGCAACGGCAACACAGTAAATTTTCAACAGGACGTTTTCTCTCAGAAAGTTTCTCTAACTTACGTAAATCAAAGCGCAGGTTCCGTTGCCACGAAAACCCCAAATTCGACTCCGGTCGTTGTTGTGACCAGCTACTGTCAACCGGCCGCTTCGCCCGCTCTCAGTGTCACTTCGCAAAGTTCTTCCAGCCCGTGCGTCACCCCGGCTCCGACGCCTGCACCATCCGCTGGAAAAACGCCTCCAACTCCACCTTCGTCGAAAACGGTGAAAAAAACGGCGCCCAAGACGGTGAAAACCAGCGCGACGAACACGTCAAAGGCTTCACCAATACCGAAGCCGCAACAAAAGCCACAGGAAGACGAACAGACCGCTCAAAGAATCTACGCTATATTAGACGAGTATGCGGAGCAATTACGAAATTCTCCTGATCTGAACAATAAACCCGCCCCGAGGAGAAGATCAAATCCACCAACGAATCCAAGTCAATCTTCGAAGAGGAAAAAGTCGAATGCGAGCAAAACGAAACCTGGTGGTCAACAGAGTTCGGAACTCAGCCCGAGTACAGACGATCTCGGAAGAACAATGGGCAGCGAGGATTCTTCGAGCGGCGTTGTTCACGTGCAAGACAGTCCTGCTGGTTTCTCCGCTCCGGAGGAACCGTCCAGTAACGTTGGAAGCGCGACGGACGCAACTGCCGAAATTAGGAACCTGACGAACGATTCGAACGACAGTGTGGAATTAAACGTTAAAAGACGAAATCTGATTTTCGCGGAACCTGGTTCCGGGCAGTCGAGGGCGGTGATCGTTCAGGAAGCTGTGCAGACTGGTTCCGTGAGCGTCAGCGAAGCTCTAGCTTCGGTAACGGGAAAAATGGGAAGCACAGCTGTCTTGGTCCCTGGACCTAATTACATATTACCGATGAACCTAGTAAAAGGTCAACAATTCACGATAGTATCCAGCGGATCGAAGCTTCTTGCAACGGTGCCCGCAACCGTACGAGCTACTGGAAACACCGGTGTATCGAATACTCTCGTGCTTCAATCCTTTCTGAATCAAGcaggaaaaataatttcgcaaCCGGGGCAAGTCAAGCAAGTTAAAATACCAACGCTGCAGACTCTGTCAGGCAATCAGACTCTGACCACGACGCAAAACGTTCAGGGTGCGTCGGTGGTCATTCCTCATAGTGGAAATCATGCTCAATTTACGAGCGACGTAAGTACAGAGAAGAGTAACATCATCGGTGACTTGACTATGACAAAATCCGACACGGTGGCTGGAGGAGTTACCGTTGAATCCGCGACGAACACGATCGTCGTGAACAAGAGCAATTCTACGATCGGTCTGATACAGCGTAACTTGAACGAGCCGTCAGAAAATCAACCGATATGCGGCGTGATCACCAGCAATCCTAATTTAACTCTTCAAGGCGCCAGACTGTTCAACTCTTCTATACACAAACTGACGACGCCGGGGCTTAAGTCTGACAACGTGGTGTGTATAACACCAACAGCTACGATCGCCCATAGCCCAGAAAAGAAGTCACCGCAAGAAAGTCAAATGCATAACGACAAACCTGTCTCCATTCAAACAAGTGCAACGATTGCTCTCGCTTTTGCCACTCAATCCGATGTTTCCTTGTTGAACGACGCTCAACAACatcagcagcagcaacaacaacaaaagGATATGAAGGAAATATCGGCGGAAATAATCCCTGGTGCCAAGATCATCTCCCCGAAGACGGTCAAGAGAAAAATCGACGACGCAATGGGTATGTCGGAGAACGTTCCGAAAACCTTGATCACTTCCAACTCTGTCGTTTGTTCGAGCAATGCCACGCCATTACAGAGTAACGAAAAGATTG ACTCTATGTCCACAATAACGGTTGCGAGTAAACAGTCTGGTGGAATCGACCACGCGACGCAGTTCCTGGTAACTGGTGGACCAAGTAGTTCGGATAGTCAAGAATCTGCTGTTCAGCAGTCTGCCGATGGTATCGAGGTATCGTGCAAGATTGGAAACGGCTTACTATATGGAAATGCGCGATTGCAAGAAGCTTGGGAACCAGAGGGTAAAGTGTCGCCCGATACACCTTGGCGATACGTTCCTACGTCTGCGAATTCTTTAAATATCGAACCTTTGAATTCAAGATACTCAGATAATTCAGAGAACGTTCAAAGCGTTCTGCAGATTATCAATAAAGGTCAAGGTATCGAGATGGCGAGTGGACAGATCTATCAAACGAACACGAAAAAGTACTTTATGAATCATACGTTAGAACCATTCCAGCAATACTCGAATAAGAGCAACATGATGAAAACGCCGTTAAATCCTAGATTAGATCGAGAATTGTTACAACAGAAGATGGAGAGGAAAGCAGCCGCAATAGAACGCGAGATGAAGCTACAGAAAAGTTTATCGGAGGAGTGCGAAGACTTGGGCGTGGATGAACCGAGCACCAGTGACTTGTTCCCAGAGGCAGATTTGTTGTTCGATACGAATCATTCGCCATCTTTCGATCATTCTTCTCAGGACGCATCCTGCAGTCAGCCGCTGGGTATGAAATCTTACGGTGGTTCCTACTTTCGTTCGTTAGATTCGTCAAGCGGTAGCAGAGACGCCAGTCCCGTTGCCGATTTTAAGCTAAACGAACGTAGAAAAAGTAGCAGCCAGCGAACCAGATCCGCGAAAGATTCTTTGAAGAAACTGAAAAGAGACAAGATAGACGATCTACATTTAGAAAATCCGTCGAAGCACTTGCGGCTAGCCTTGGATAATTTAAGTCAGGACGAAGCGTCGAATAGTAATTCTGATATTTCGAGATTATCACCGACGAATCTGGGGTCGTTGGAGAACGATTCGTTGAAGGATACGGGCCGGACAAAAATGATGTCTAGAAATGGTTCGAAGGAAGGTTCGCCTAGTAGCGTATCGAGCATTCCATCAAACATGAAATTGGATATCGACTTGGATTCGGAATCGCTACCCCCAAGCATCAATGTAAATAATACCTCGGCAGCAAGCTCGGGGGACGAAAGTTTAACCTTGCTGAGCGGTAACACCGCCGATGTCACGATACCTTCACCACTCTCGCCGATCGCTGGTCCCATGCTGTCGACGCACAAGTATACCTATACCAATAAGAAGCGAATTCCGTCGAAGGTGACGAGAATGGATTACCTTTCTTGGGAGAGTCCAATGTCCGAGAGAATGAGATCGAGCAGCGACGAAGAGGATTCTAGTATAAGCGAATCGATCAGCAGCCAACCAGAAGACAACGCTCTGAGCAACGGACTCGAGGATAGTGTACAAAGTCTGAAATCTCTGTCGAACGAGCGACGCTGCaattatctaaaaaaaaaggataagtTACAGGTGAATTCAAGAGTAGTATTGAATCGAGCGGATCATAAAAGTAGTCTGTCTAAGCGTACCAAGGTGAACGAGTCGATTCAAGATTCGGTCACGGTTTCCAGTGATAAGACCTCTGAGCCCTCGGACGACGAAGCGAGCAATATCGCTTTGGTCGAGCCGGACTGTCGAGCTAGACGATCGAGTTTACGTGGACACGTTAAAAAGGGATGTGCCTGTTGCAACGGATCGCCGGAAAGACCCAAAAAGAAATCGGTCAAGCCCGAACATTCGAAATTAAAGAAGCGACTGCCCTCGAAACAGGCTGGAAAGAAAAGGTAG